One genomic window of Candidatus Eisenbacteria bacterium includes the following:
- a CDS encoding glycosyltransferase family 4 protein produces the protein MPRPIRVAIDLRPLARGPATGIGLILTQIVHELSPRGFEFIGVSDRPVEPASVSESIEVRVSGPENGRIRWEALELPRILRAIEPPPDLYHATWNHGVPSGLPFPSLLSLHDVIPWVMPRLVPWPKPALLHRWLYRRAVRASARNASTIVTLSDASRRDIAALVPEAASRIEVVPCAVPRWLKPASADQVSAPRARFGGAPYWLYFGGFDPRKGVDLLIEAVARAFPDRRNAPALVLAGARNALADRLARSAKAEGLRAHWPGYVPDSELAALLGGAKLLIYPSRYEGFGIPPLLAMAVGTPCVTSDSGALPEVVGKAAMLFPSGDVAALAERLRTAAQDPGALAELSRLGKERAAQFSVELLAERMTRVYEAAATRRGGSA, from the coding sequence GTGCCCCGCCCGATCCGAGTCGCGATCGACCTGAGGCCCCTCGCGCGGGGGCCGGCTACCGGCATCGGTCTCATTCTGACTCAGATTGTGCACGAGCTCTCGCCGCGCGGTTTTGAATTCATCGGCGTGAGCGACCGGCCGGTCGAGCCGGCCTCTGTTTCCGAGTCGATCGAGGTGAGGGTCTCCGGACCGGAAAATGGCCGAATCCGCTGGGAAGCGCTCGAGCTTCCGCGGATTCTCCGCGCGATCGAGCCGCCCCCCGATCTCTATCACGCGACGTGGAACCACGGCGTTCCCTCGGGGCTCCCCTTCCCATCCCTGCTCTCTCTTCACGATGTGATTCCGTGGGTCATGCCTCGGCTCGTCCCCTGGCCGAAGCCGGCGCTCCTCCACCGCTGGCTCTACCGGCGCGCCGTCCGCGCCTCGGCGCGAAACGCCTCCACCATCGTCACCCTGAGCGATGCGAGCCGCCGCGACATCGCGGCCTTGGTCCCCGAGGCCGCCTCGCGGATCGAGGTGGTCCCGTGCGCGGTTCCCCGCTGGCTCAAGCCCGCGTCCGCGGACCAGGTCTCGGCCCCGAGGGCCCGGTTCGGCGGCGCGCCTTACTGGCTCTACTTCGGCGGCTTCGATCCCAGGAAGGGAGTGGATCTCCTCATCGAGGCCGTCGCGCGCGCCTTCCCCGACCGAAGGAACGCCCCCGCGCTCGTTCTGGCCGGCGCCCGCAATGCTCTCGCCGATCGACTCGCGCGATCGGCGAAGGCGGAAGGATTGCGCGCCCACTGGCCCGGATACGTACCCGATTCCGAGCTGGCCGCTCTCTTGGGCGGAGCGAAGCTGCTCATCTACCCTTCCCGATACGAGGGGTTCGGCATCCCTCCGCTCCTCGCGATGGCGGTGGGGACGCCGTGCGTCACGAGCGACTCCGGGGCGCTCCCGGAAGTTGTGGGGAAGGCCGCCATGCTCTTTCCCTCGGGAGATGTCGCGGCGCTCGCGGAGAGGCTGCGGACGGCGGCCCAGGACCCGGGCGCGCTGGCCGAGCTCTCCCGCCTCGGGAAGGAGCGGGCGGCCCAATTCAGCGTCGAGCTTCTGGCGGAGCGAATGACTCGGGTCTACGAGGCGGCGGCGACGCGCCGAGGAGGATCCGCGTGA
- a CDS encoding glycosyltransferase family 2 protein, translating to MTARPTWAVILAMNQLGMTRECLTSVLALEPAAEHVLLVDNGSTDGTAEAVRAEFPEVEVLRLDRNLYFAGGVNEGIRAALKGGAGSILLLNNDVVLERPALEKLRSALEASPARAAVSPRIYYYDSPDVIWFAGGVVGRGLGLIRHRGVNVKDEKLRDAPRAVDYVSGAASLLSRGALEAVGLLDPGYVMYVEDVDWCARARERGLILWYEPSAKAWHHVSATSGGGLTPLKAYFRLRSGALFLARHAKPWERVPSWGAYLAWTAWLVLRSIARMNLRSASALVLGFADFTRILLGASPPPRRPESFAPPEARR from the coding sequence GTGACCGCGCGCCCGACCTGGGCGGTCATCTTGGCCATGAACCAGCTCGGGATGACGCGCGAATGCCTCACCTCGGTCTTGGCGCTCGAGCCGGCCGCCGAGCACGTGCTCCTCGTGGACAACGGCTCCACGGACGGGACGGCGGAGGCCGTGCGGGCCGAATTTCCGGAGGTCGAGGTGCTCCGCCTCGACAGGAATCTCTACTTCGCGGGAGGGGTGAACGAGGGAATCCGGGCGGCGCTCAAAGGCGGCGCGGGGTCGATCCTGCTCCTGAACAACGACGTGGTGCTGGAGCGCCCGGCGCTCGAGAAGCTGCGCTCGGCGCTGGAAGCGAGCCCGGCGCGGGCCGCGGTGTCCCCCAGGATCTATTACTACGATTCTCCGGATGTAATCTGGTTCGCCGGGGGCGTGGTCGGCCGCGGTCTCGGGTTGATCCGCCACCGCGGCGTCAACGTGAAGGACGAGAAGCTTCGCGACGCGCCCCGCGCGGTCGACTACGTGTCGGGCGCGGCCTCGCTCCTATCCAGGGGAGCGCTCGAAGCAGTCGGCCTCTTGGATCCGGGCTACGTCATGTACGTCGAGGACGTGGACTGGTGCGCTCGGGCCCGGGAGCGGGGTCTGATTCTTTGGTACGAGCCCTCGGCCAAAGCGTGGCACCACGTGTCCGCGACGAGCGGGGGCGGCTTGACGCCGCTCAAGGCCTACTTTCGGCTTCGGAGCGGCGCGCTCTTCCTCGCGCGCCACGCGAAGCCTTGGGAACGCGTTCCCTCGTGGGGAGCCTATCTTGCGTGGACGGCGTGGCTCGTTCTCCGCTCGATCGCGCGCATGAACCTCCGGTCCGCGAGCGCGCTCGTGCTCGGCTTCGCCGATTTCACGCGGATCCTCCTCGGCGCGTCGCCGCCGCCTCGTAGACCCGAGTCATTCGCTCCGCCAGAAGCTCGACGCTGA
- a CDS encoding glycosyltransferase family 2 protein has protein sequence MGMATEQVMEKESSLGKPSYAVEITALIPVYDEAENLKPLLEKLTADLAALRKPYEILVVDDGSTDGTIDRLRELHRCIPHLRVVSFRRNYGKSAALSVGFAEARGRHLVTLDGDLQDDSAEIGPLLRKLEEGYDLVSGWKQKRKDPITKTIPSRLFNAVTSSMTGVRLHDMNCGLKAYRAEVVKTIRLRGELHRFIPVLAHWDGFRVAEVRTAHHPRLHGRTKFGAARFLNGFLDLLAVMFLTTNARRPLHLFGRVGVFVALVGAAITVGFSWRWVLGEGLRLRPALLFGAVLVILGIQFISMGFLGELIASTRAHEPDYAIRERL, from the coding sequence ATGGGAATGGCAACGGAACAGGTGATGGAGAAGGAGTCGTCGCTGGGGAAGCCGTCGTACGCCGTGGAGATCACGGCATTGATTCCCGTTTACGACGAGGCGGAGAATCTGAAACCGCTCCTCGAGAAGCTGACGGCGGACCTGGCCGCCCTGCGCAAGCCGTACGAGATCCTGGTCGTCGATGACGGCAGCACCGACGGCACGATCGACCGGCTCCGGGAGCTACATCGCTGCATCCCGCATCTTCGCGTGGTCTCGTTCCGGCGAAACTACGGCAAGTCGGCCGCTCTATCGGTCGGGTTCGCCGAGGCGCGCGGCCGTCATCTCGTGACGCTCGACGGGGATCTCCAGGACGATTCCGCGGAGATCGGACCCTTGCTTCGAAAGCTCGAGGAGGGCTATGACCTAGTCTCGGGCTGGAAACAGAAGAGGAAGGACCCGATCACGAAGACGATTCCTTCCAGGCTCTTCAACGCGGTGACCTCCTCGATGACCGGGGTCAGGCTCCACGACATGAACTGCGGGCTCAAGGCCTACCGCGCCGAGGTCGTCAAGACGATCCGGCTCCGCGGCGAGCTGCACCGCTTCATCCCGGTGCTGGCCCACTGGGACGGGTTCCGCGTCGCCGAGGTTCGGACGGCGCACCATCCAAGGCTTCACGGGAGAACGAAATTCGGGGCGGCCCGGTTCCTGAACGGCTTTCTCGATCTGCTCGCGGTGATGTTCCTGACCACCAACGCGAGGCGCCCGCTCCATCTCTTCGGGCGGGTCGGCGTCTTCGTCGCCCTGGTCGGGGCCGCGATCACGGTCGGTTTCTCCTGGCGCTGGGTCCTCGGGGAAGGGCTCAGGCTGAGACCCGCGCTCTTATTCGGGGCGGTGCTGGTCATCCTGGGAATCCAGTTCATCTCGATGGGATTCCTGGGCGAGCTCATCGCCAGCACCCGCGCGCACGAGCCCGACTACGCAATACGCGAGCGGCTCTAA
- a CDS encoding DUF2723 domain-containing protein, which yields MTSGKRWHQVAAALAFGLPLFVYLCTLTRTVPFWDSGEFIATSYILGLPHPPGNPVYTMLGRIMSFLPIETVAWRVNFMSALASALTALFTFLITVRSLRRWFMDQAPTPARELACEVGGLVAAFFIAFSNSFWDSAIEAEVYSLSSFLVVFSIWLAFNWWDHLGETNNDRLLVLIVYILSISAAVHLGTILVAPGLLLLFAMNRTRYFTTGRFWASAALLGGFILFLWYNEFSADVDVPLPLILIILALLLVVYALNSKKLVKNNLFTWWTIALVVGFTVQLFLLVRSQQHPAVNEGAPETFNTWKDYLLRKQYGPSNPFERRADLWYQINHMYFRYVGMQFALTRGLGPFGPDSFWVMAVNAIPYLLLALGAYWNWKRDKKTFWFFLTQNFVMGPALIFYLNFTDHEVRERDYFFTNSYHFLAIWMGMGAAGVVKWLASAFEPAKAPAPAGVPSGAPAPAGATGGFMPYRAGVALGAAALIGISLLPMKEGWYEHDRSRFYIAHDYAYNMLTPLEPGAIVMTNGDNDTFPLWYIQEVEHVRRDVRVVNLSLLNTPWYIKQLRDQEPRVPFSFTNAQLDALQPYQEEKSGRIIWVKDQAVTDMVRANQWKRPVYLAVTVPEQLGFDKHLMLEGLVFRIYPKEVGEHSVDAGKTLNNLYHVFRYVGLLDKNRNYDSTVYKDDNAYKLVQNYSAAHVQVAYEMQKAGQGKDAISLLRDAVKMTPDFPGLLEYLGKSYQDTGDTAEAERVFTQALRRFPNSAEFYFHLGVIHWQKGHKERRADLVDQGLQELRRACSLDQRYFDWFGGLFSALWLEGHHEEAVDVLRSWTRAHPEDPQGAAWLRNYEDSLKVLSAAPPRGGAGGRAAGGRR from the coding sequence ATGACTTCCGGAAAGCGCTGGCACCAGGTCGCCGCGGCGCTCGCGTTCGGCTTGCCTCTCTTCGTCTATCTCTGCACGCTCACCCGGACGGTGCCGTTCTGGGATTCCGGCGAGTTCATCGCCACGTCCTATATTCTGGGTCTGCCGCACCCGCCGGGAAACCCGGTCTACACGATGCTCGGTCGGATCATGAGCTTTCTCCCGATCGAGACCGTCGCATGGCGCGTGAATTTCATGAGCGCGCTGGCGTCCGCCCTCACGGCGCTCTTCACCTTCCTGATTACGGTCCGCTCGCTTCGACGCTGGTTCATGGACCAGGCCCCGACTCCCGCGAGGGAGCTCGCCTGCGAGGTGGGCGGGCTCGTCGCCGCGTTCTTCATCGCGTTCTCGAATTCCTTCTGGGACAGCGCGATCGAGGCCGAGGTCTACTCGCTTTCGTCGTTCCTGGTGGTGTTCTCGATCTGGCTCGCCTTCAACTGGTGGGATCATCTGGGGGAAACCAACAACGACCGCCTGCTCGTCCTGATCGTCTACATCCTGTCGATCTCCGCCGCGGTGCACCTCGGCACGATCCTGGTCGCGCCCGGGCTCCTCCTGCTCTTCGCGATGAACCGGACCCGTTACTTCACCACGGGACGGTTCTGGGCCTCGGCGGCCCTGCTCGGCGGGTTCATCCTCTTTCTCTGGTACAACGAGTTTTCGGCGGACGTCGACGTGCCGCTCCCGCTCATCCTCATCATCCTTGCGCTGCTCCTCGTCGTGTACGCGCTGAATTCCAAGAAGCTGGTGAAAAACAATCTCTTCACGTGGTGGACGATCGCGCTGGTCGTAGGGTTCACGGTGCAGCTCTTTCTGCTGGTGCGGAGCCAGCAGCACCCCGCCGTGAACGAGGGCGCGCCGGAGACATTCAACACGTGGAAGGACTACCTGCTGCGGAAGCAATACGGCCCTTCGAACCCGTTCGAACGCCGCGCGGATCTTTGGTATCAGATCAATCACATGTATTTCCGGTACGTCGGGATGCAGTTTGCGCTCACCAGGGGGCTGGGGCCGTTTGGACCCGATTCCTTCTGGGTGATGGCCGTGAACGCGATCCCGTATCTCCTGTTGGCTCTCGGCGCCTATTGGAACTGGAAGCGGGACAAGAAGACCTTCTGGTTTTTCCTGACGCAGAACTTCGTCATGGGACCGGCACTCATCTTTTATCTCAACTTCACGGACCACGAGGTTCGGGAGCGCGACTACTTCTTCACCAATTCCTACCACTTTCTCGCGATCTGGATGGGGATGGGCGCGGCCGGGGTCGTGAAGTGGCTCGCGAGCGCTTTCGAGCCGGCGAAGGCGCCGGCCCCGGCCGGGGTTCCGTCCGGGGCCCCGGCTCCCGCGGGAGCAACCGGAGGCTTCATGCCCTACCGGGCGGGGGTGGCGCTCGGGGCCGCGGCGCTGATCGGAATCTCGCTCCTTCCGATGAAGGAAGGGTGGTACGAACACGACCGGTCGCGTTTCTACATCGCCCACGATTACGCCTACAACATGCTCACGCCCTTGGAACCGGGCGCGATCGTGATGACGAACGGCGACAACGACACGTTCCCGCTCTGGTATATCCAGGAAGTGGAACACGTGCGGAGGGACGTGCGGGTCGTGAATCTGAGCCTGCTCAACACGCCCTGGTACATCAAGCAGCTCCGCGATCAGGAGCCGCGCGTTCCGTTCTCGTTCACCAACGCGCAGCTCGACGCGCTCCAGCCCTATCAGGAGGAGAAGAGCGGCAGGATCATCTGGGTCAAAGACCAGGCCGTGACGGACATGGTCCGGGCCAACCAGTGGAAGCGGCCCGTCTATTTGGCGGTCACGGTGCCCGAGCAGCTCGGGTTCGACAAGCACCTCATGCTGGAGGGACTCGTCTTCCGCATCTACCCGAAGGAGGTCGGGGAGCATAGCGTCGACGCCGGGAAAACGCTCAACAATCTCTACCACGTGTTCCGGTATGTGGGCCTGCTCGACAAGAACCGCAACTACGACTCGACCGTGTACAAGGACGACAACGCCTACAAGCTCGTGCAGAACTACAGCGCGGCCCACGTCCAGGTTGCCTACGAGATGCAGAAGGCCGGGCAGGGCAAGGACGCGATCTCCCTGCTGCGGGACGCGGTCAAGATGACCCCCGATTTTCCGGGGCTCCTCGAGTACCTTGGGAAATCCTACCAGGACACGGGGGACACCGCCGAAGCGGAGCGCGTCTTCACGCAAGCCCTGCGGCGTTTCCCCAACTCGGCCGAGTTCTATTTTCACCTCGGCGTGATCCACTGGCAGAAGGGGCACAAGGAGCGCCGCGCCGATCTGGTCGACCAGGGGCTTCAGGAGCTCCGGCGCGCGTGCTCGCTCGACCAGCGCTACTTCGACTGGTTCGGCGGCCTCTTCAGCGCGCTCTGGCTCGAGGGGCATCACGAGGAGGCCGTGGACGTGCTGCGGAGCTGGACGCGCGCGCATCCCGAAGATCCGCAGGGGGCCGCGTGGCTCCGGAATTACGAGGACTCGCTGAAGGTGCTCTCGGCGGCCCCTCCACGCGGGGGCGCGGGCGGGCGCGCGGCGGGCGGGAGGCGCTGA
- a CDS encoding glycosyltransferase family 1 protein, whose translation MRPAWDVVWLSDIPWGSLWQRPQQLATRFPPDARILFVEPWTLGHAAAFRPTPVTERISRVSFPFLPLHARSPRLRRLAYRIGSSALATRCLFGAQRAWAHTLGGFGRPGARRLALVQNFLARPSLGAFRPERVVYDMIDAPLHFAPVPPRLVPQWERLLREADRVCVTSGPLVQLARSGGARKPRPIGNGVEVARFQAAPPADFLPGEAGAPVLGYVGSLHSWFDVPLVATLARSLPEARVVLVGPAHPSTRGELERASESTPNLFWLGPKPYSEIPSIVRAFRVGLIPFRRTPLTEAVNPVKLYEYAAAGVPCVTTRFTDEVGAWGEAARVADSEEGFVAAVRSLASSPPDPAPLVAFARAHDWDEIAREFVAFCLEDAA comes from the coding sequence GTGCGTCCCGCCTGGGACGTCGTCTGGCTCAGTGATATTCCATGGGGGAGTCTCTGGCAAAGGCCGCAGCAGCTCGCCACGAGGTTCCCGCCCGACGCGCGGATTCTCTTCGTGGAGCCCTGGACGCTCGGCCATGCCGCCGCCTTCCGGCCCACGCCCGTCACGGAGCGAATCTCCCGCGTCTCGTTTCCATTTCTCCCTCTCCACGCGCGGTCGCCTCGCTTGAGACGCCTCGCGTACAGGATTGGGAGCTCGGCCCTCGCGACGCGATGCCTCTTCGGGGCCCAGCGCGCATGGGCGCACACTCTCGGCGGATTCGGCCGGCCGGGAGCGAGGCGCCTGGCGCTCGTGCAGAATTTCCTCGCGCGCCCCTCGTTGGGCGCGTTTCGACCGGAGCGTGTCGTGTACGACATGATCGACGCCCCGCTCCACTTCGCTCCCGTTCCGCCGCGCCTCGTGCCGCAGTGGGAGCGGCTCCTCCGCGAGGCGGACCGTGTGTGCGTCACGTCGGGGCCGCTGGTCCAGCTCGCCCGCTCCGGCGGCGCCCGGAAGCCCCGTCCGATCGGGAACGGGGTGGAGGTCGCCCGGTTCCAGGCGGCGCCGCCGGCCGATTTCCTGCCCGGGGAGGCCGGCGCGCCCGTTCTCGGCTACGTTGGATCCCTCCACTCCTGGTTCGACGTGCCGCTCGTCGCGACGCTCGCCCGGTCGCTCCCGGAGGCGCGGGTCGTTCTGGTCGGTCCCGCACACCCCTCGACGCGCGGAGAGCTGGAGCGGGCTTCCGAGTCGACGCCGAATCTCTTCTGGCTCGGCCCCAAGCCCTACTCCGAGATTCCATCGATCGTGCGGGCGTTCCGGGTGGGGTTGATCCCGTTCCGGCGCACCCCGCTGACCGAGGCGGTGAACCCGGTCAAGCTCTACGAGTACGCGGCGGCCGGCGTCCCGTGTGTCACGACGCGTTTCACCGATGAAGTCGGCGCGTGGGGGGAGGCGGCGCGCGTCGCCGATTCGGAAGAGGGCTTTGTCGCCGCGGTGAGATCGCTCGCGAGCTCGCCCCCCGATCCCGCGCCTCTGGTCGCGTTCGCGCGAGCCCACGATTGGGACGAGATCGCGCGGGAGTTCGTCGCGTTTTGTCTGGAGGACGCCGCGTGA
- a CDS encoding NAD-dependent epimerase/dehydratase family protein, whose amino-acid sequence MMRALVTGVAGFLGSTLAETLRSSGFDVVGVDAFTPNYEAARKRANLEGLLRDPGFRFVEADLRNVALEPLLDGVTHVAHLAALPGVRSSWGDAFRAYAEHNIVVTQRLLDALRGRTVERVAVASSSSVYGVPTRFPTPEDEPRRPISPYGVTKLATEALVHAYRHEQGLPAVALRYFTVYGPRQRPDMGFHRFFEACRRGEPVTIYGDGAQTRDFTFVEDAVSATVASLTRPAEELVYNVGGGHRVTLREVLDQIERLVGRPMQRRHIEPQHGDPRDTSADTRLARRDLGYEPRTALERGLERQWEWQRNR is encoded by the coding sequence CTGATGCGCGCGCTCGTGACCGGTGTCGCGGGATTCCTCGGCTCGACGCTGGCGGAGACACTCCGGAGCTCGGGGTTCGACGTGGTGGGGGTGGACGCGTTCACGCCGAACTACGAGGCCGCGAGGAAACGCGCGAACCTCGAAGGGCTGCTCCGCGATCCGGGATTTCGGTTCGTCGAGGCGGATCTGCGAAACGTCGCGCTCGAACCCTTGCTCGACGGGGTGACTCACGTCGCGCACCTGGCGGCGCTTCCGGGGGTGAGATCCAGCTGGGGGGACGCATTTCGCGCCTATGCCGAACACAACATCGTCGTCACCCAGCGGCTGCTCGACGCCCTGCGCGGTCGGACGGTCGAGCGCGTCGCGGTCGCGTCGAGCTCCTCCGTCTATGGCGTGCCGACCCGCTTTCCGACGCCGGAGGATGAGCCCCGGCGGCCCATCTCCCCGTACGGCGTGACCAAGCTCGCCACCGAAGCGCTTGTCCACGCGTATCGGCACGAGCAGGGGTTGCCGGCCGTCGCGCTCCGCTACTTCACGGTGTACGGCCCCCGGCAGCGGCCCGACATGGGGTTTCACCGATTTTTCGAGGCGTGCCGCCGCGGAGAGCCGGTGACCATCTACGGCGACGGCGCCCAGACGAGGGACTTCACCTTCGTCGAGGACGCGGTTTCGGCCACCGTCGCGAGCCTGACCCGCCCCGCCGAGGAGCTGGTCTACAATGTCGGCGGAGGGCATCGCGTGACGCTCCGCGAGGTGCTCGATCAGATCGAACGTCTGGTCGGCCGCCCGATGCAGCGCCGCCACATCGAGCCCCAGCACGGGGATCCGCGCGACACCTCGGCCGACACGAGACTCGCGCGGCGCGATCTGGGATACGAGCCGCGTACCGCTCTGGAGCGGGGTCTCGAACGCCAATGGGAATGGCAACGGAACAGGTGA
- a CDS encoding glycosyltransferase: protein MKVAILGPTYPHRGGIAHYTTLLARALAGRHDLAMISFARLYPGLLFPGTTQFDTSTIRIEPPVRPEPILDSLNPLSWLRAGARLRAIAPDALVVPWWHPFFGPSLGTASRRARPPGRRTARVFLCHNVSPHEATPIDRALTAYGLGGADAFLVHARSEAEKLHRVARGRPIRVHPHPSYEIFSERAPSREEARLALGVEGRVLLFFGYVRPYKGLADLLLALKLARRDTWDCALIVGEFYEPLGRYRAPLEDPSIRARVRLVNRYVANEEVARYFAAADVVALPYREATGSGIAQIAFGAGVPVIATRVGGLEDVVEEGVSGLLVPPGDPPALARAIERFFDGGMAERLRGGVARSRGRFGWDALAGALESLAAECLS from the coding sequence TTGAAGGTCGCGATCCTCGGCCCCACCTACCCGCACCGGGGTGGGATCGCGCACTACACCACCCTGCTCGCCCGCGCGCTGGCCGGGCGGCACGATCTCGCGATGATTTCCTTCGCGCGGCTCTATCCGGGGCTCCTCTTCCCTGGAACGACCCAGTTCGATACGAGCACGATCAGGATCGAGCCCCCCGTCCGTCCGGAGCCGATCCTGGACAGCCTGAATCCCCTGTCGTGGCTTCGCGCCGGGGCGAGGCTCCGGGCCATCGCGCCGGACGCCCTCGTCGTTCCCTGGTGGCATCCATTCTTCGGTCCGTCGCTCGGGACGGCGTCGCGGCGGGCCCGCCCCCCGGGGCGGCGCACCGCGCGGGTTTTCCTCTGCCACAACGTCTCGCCGCACGAAGCGACGCCCATCGACCGGGCGCTCACCGCGTATGGGCTCGGCGGGGCGGACGCGTTCCTCGTTCACGCGCGGTCGGAAGCGGAAAAGCTTCACCGCGTCGCGCGCGGCAGACCGATTCGCGTGCATCCGCACCCCTCCTACGAGATCTTCAGCGAACGGGCGCCGAGCCGGGAGGAGGCGCGCTTGGCGCTCGGCGTCGAGGGACGGGTGCTCCTTTTCTTCGGCTACGTGCGCCCGTACAAGGGGCTCGCCGACCTGCTCCTTGCCCTGAAGCTCGCGCGTCGCGACACGTGGGATTGCGCGCTGATCGTGGGGGAATTCTACGAGCCGCTCGGCCGCTACCGCGCGCCCCTCGAGGATCCGTCGATTCGAGCCCGTGTCCGCCTCGTGAACCGCTACGTTGCGAACGAGGAGGTCGCGCGGTATTTCGCGGCCGCCGACGTGGTCGCCCTGCCCTATCGGGAGGCGACCGGGTCCGGGATCGCCCAGATCGCCTTCGGCGCGGGCGTGCCGGTGATCGCGACCCGCGTCGGCGGATTGGAGGATGTCGTCGAGGAGGGTGTCTCGGGGCTTCTGGTGCCGCCCGGCGATCCTCCGGCCCTCGCCCGGGCGATCGAGCGTTTCTTCGACGGCGGTATGGCGGAGCGGCTCCGCGGCGGCGTGGCGCGGAGCCGGGGTCGCTTCGGGTGGGACGCGCTCGCGGGGGCGCTCGAATCGCTCGCGGCGGAGTGCCTGTCGTGA